The Oncorhynchus nerka isolate Pitt River linkage group LG11, Oner_Uvic_2.0, whole genome shotgun sequence genome includes the window AAACTTTCGAGAGCTGACTCTTTCCAGGAAATAATTTATAGTTCCACCTTCTCTCTCTAGATATGGCTTCCTCCAGCAGTCTCCTATCTGAAGAGCAGTTCCTGTGTTCTATATGTCTGGATGTGTTCACTGAGCCAGTCACCACTTCATGTGGACACAACTTTTGCATGGCCTGTATCAGAACGTACTGGAATAGCAAGGACCTGTACCAATGTCCACTGTGTCAGGAGAAATTCTCCAGACGGCCTACACTTCGTGTCAACACAACTTTCAGAGAGGTTGTAGAGAATTTtaaaaagaggagagaaaagggtaGACATGGGCCCCCTCTTAAACCTGGAAATGTTGCCTGTGACGTCTGCACTGGGATGAAGCGCAAGGCCTGGAAGTCCTGCCTGGTGTGTCTGACCTCTTACTGTGAGACTCACCTGGAGCCTCATCAGATAGCCTCACCCTTAAAGAGACACAAACTGATCAACCCTGTGGAGAATCTGGAAGACAGGATGTGTAAGAAGCATGACAGACTCCTGGAGTTGTTCTGTAGGACTGACCAGACATGTGTGTGTCAGTTCTGCACTGAGGCAGACCACAAGACTCATGACACTGTCTCTATAGAGGaagagtgtggagagaggaaggctCAGCTGGGGAAAACTGAGGCGGAAGTGCAGCTGATTATCCAGGACCGACAGAAGAATGTTAAACAGATCAAACTCTCAGTAGATCTCAGCAAGAAGGAtgcaaagagagagatagaaaacagTGTACAAGTCTTTACTGCTCTGGTGCGCTCCATTGAGAAAAGCCAAGCTGAGCTTGTTGAGGTGATTGAGGAGAGGCAGAAAGCAGTAGAGAGGCAGGCTGAAGGGTTCATTAACGAACTGGAGCAGGAAATCACTGAGctgaagaggagaagcactgacCTGAGGCAGCTCTCACAGACTGAGGACCACCTCCAACTTCTCCAGAACTTCCCATCACTAGTGTACAAACCTCCACCCACCAAGAACATGTCTGAGATCAGTGTTCACAGTGATCTGTGTGTGGGGACTGTGATGAGAGCAGTGTCTCAGCTGGAAGAGACACtgaataaagagatggagaagcTTCCTGAAGTCAAACTGAAGAGGATTCAGCAGTATGCAGTGGATGTGACTCTGGACCCTGATACAGCACATCACAAACTCATCCTGTCTGAAGATGGGAAACAAGTGAGAACTGGAGACGCACCACAGAATCTTCCTGACAATCCAAAAAGGTTTGACGGTCATCGATTTGTCCTTGGAAAGGATGGCTTCTCAACAGGGAGATTTTACTATGAGGTGATTGTTAAGGGGAAGGCTAGATGGAATTTGGGAGTGGTCAGAGAGTCCATAGAAAGGAAGGGGATTATTATACTGAGACCTGAGGATGGACTCTGGACTGTGTCCCGAAGGGACGTAAATGTGTACGTGAGCTGGATCtttccccctgtcctcctctccctgagAAAGAAGCCCCAGAAGGTGGGGGTGTTTGTGGACTATGAGGAGGGTCTGGTCTCCTTTTATGATGTGGAGTCCAGGTCTCATATCTCATCTTACACTGGCTGCACCTTTACAGAGAAACTCTTTCCATACTTCGGCCCCTCTGATAATGATGATGGTCAAAACTCAGCCCCTCTCATCATCTCTCCTGTCAATCACACACACTGATTAAACAACGGAAAGGGAATGGATCATTCATTAATTGCATTAATAAATCATTAAATATATCAATTTAGAAATTATTATATTTAGTCAGTCGACATGACACATGATTATATTTTCCATGGATGTCCTCCGAAATCTCATCATCAAATGAAAAGTGAAACCTCTTTACTCTGTTAGGGACAGATTGaatattactgggagaggggtggtccaaaataggggagggttgtcaaacctTTTTTATTGCTTTGGGGATGGTTGTGTGTTGTCTTttttgtgtgggggggggggtagtgcAATTTTTCCTCATTTACATTCACCATTCTGCTCGTATTCTCCCTATAAACAATGACTTACTTTTGATATTACCTAATAAAGTTTTGAAACGTTTGGGAAATTTGGTATGGTTTGTCTATTATTAAGCTTTAGCTACTGCAGGCCTTTGATGTGATGGCAGTGCGCCCGGGCTTTTCAAACTGATTTCGACAGTTGAATTTGAGGTGAGGAAGACTTTCATGCCAACCAGAGTTTCCCCTATAATCTCACAATATAATGCTCATCTTTATACAAAATATTTGGATCGAAAATCTATGAATTACCCTCCTTCGGTACATCTATTTCTGTATAACAGACGCGGTAGCCATCTGACATAAAGAGATGCCCTACTACCAGCAGCCCCAAACTTCTAAAGAATAAGCTACCAGCCAAACAAGCTGGTAAGAATTGCACTTAAACT containing:
- the LOC115137338 gene encoding E3 ubiquitin-protein ligase TRIM21-like, encoding MASSSSLLSEEQFLCSICLDVFTEPVTTSCGHNFCMACIRTYWNSKDLYQCPLCQEKFSRRPTLRVNTTFREVVENFKKRREKGRHGPPLKPGNVACDVCTGMKRKAWKSCLVCLTSYCETHLEPHQIASPLKRHKLINPVENLEDRMCKKHDRLLELFCRTDQTCVCQFCTEADHKTHDTVSIEEECGERKAQLGKTEAEVQLIIQDRQKNVKQIKLSVDLSKKDAKREIENSVQVFTALVRSIEKSQAELVEVIEERQKAVERQAEGFINELEQEITELKRRSTDLRQLSQTEDHLQLLQNFPSLVYKPPPTKNMSEISVHSDLCVGTVMRAVSQLEETLNKEMEKLPEVKLKRIQQYAVDVTLDPDTAHHKLILSEDGKQVRTGDAPQNLPDNPKRFDGHRFVLGKDGFSTGRFYYEVIVKGKARWNLGVVRESIERKGIIILRPEDGLWTVSRRDVNVYVSWIFPPVLLSLRKKPQKVGVFVDYEEGLVSFYDVESRSHISSYTGCTFTEKLFPYFGPSDNDDGQNSAPLIISPVNHTH